A region of Tigriopus californicus strain San Diego chromosome 7, Tcal_SD_v2.1, whole genome shotgun sequence DNA encodes the following proteins:
- the LOC131883774 gene encoding ribosome biogenesis protein NSA2 homolog, whose translation MPQNEHIELHRKRHGRRLDYEEKTRKKAAREPKKRAATARKLRGLKAKIYNKRRFSEKVQLRKKIKAFEEKSTETTLDRPEDGALPAYLLDRQDKQTGKAIAAQVKQKQKDKAAKYNVPLPKVRMQSENEVFRPLKSGKRGKSWKRMVTKVTYVPDDFTRKPPKFERFIRPTGLRFKKAHVTHPELRTTFCLPIIGVKRNPSSTMYTSLGVITKGTIIEVNISDLGMVTAGGKIVWGKYAQVTNNPENDGCINAILLLSK comes from the exons ATGCCGCAAAACGAGCATATCGAGTTGCATCGGAAGCGTCATGGTCGTCGTTTGGATTATGAGGAGAAAACGCGGAAGAAGGCGGCCCGTGAACCCAAGAAACGGGCGGCCACGGCCAGAAAGCTACGCGGATTGAAGGCCAAGATCTACAACAAACGCAGATTCTCCGAAAAG GTTCAACTCCGCAAAAAGATCAAAGCCTTCGAGGAAAAGAGCACGGAAACTACCTTGGACCGCCCCGAAGATGGAGCCTTGCCCGCCTATCTGCTGGATCGTCAAGACAAACAGACCGGCAAGGCCATTGCGGCTCAAGTCaaacagaagcaaaaggaCAAAGCTGCCAAATACAACGTTCCGTTGCCCAAGGTCCGGATGCAGTCTGAAAATGAAGTCTTTCGCCCGTTGAAGAGCGGCAAACGCGGCAAGAGCTGGAAACGCATGGTGACCAAGGTCACGTACGTGCCGGATGACTTCACGCGTAAGCCTCCCAAATTCGAGCGCTTCATTCGACCCACGGGATTGCGGTTTAAGAAGGCTCACGTGACTCATCCCGAACTCCGCACCACATTTTGTCTGCCTATTATTGGGGTCAAGCGCAACCCATCGTCCACCATGTACACCAGTCTAGGGGTCATCACCAAGGGTACCATCATTGAGGTCAACATCAGTGATTTGGGCATGGTGACGGCGGGCGGCAAGATCGTGTGGGGCAAGTACGCCCAGGTCACCAACAACCCCGAAAATGACGGATGTATTAATGCTATCCTGTTATTGAgtaaataa
- the LOC131882898 gene encoding tubulin alpha chain, testis-specific, with product MRECISIHLGQAGCQIGNACWELYCLEHGIQPDGQMPSDKTLGGGDDSFNTFFSETGAGKHVPRAVFVDLEPTVVDEVRTGTYRQLFHPEQLITGKEDAANNYARGHYTIGKEIVDLVLDRIRKLADQCTGLQGFLIFHSFGGGTGSGFTSLLMERLSVDYGKKSKLEFSIYPAPQVATAVVEPYNSILTTHTTLEHSDCAFMVDNEAIYDICRRNLDIERPTYTNLNRLIGQIVSSITASLRFDGALNVDLTEFQTNLVPYPRIHFPLVTYAPVISAEKAYHEQLSVGEITNACFEPANQMVKCDPRHGKYMACCMLYRGDVVPKDVNAAIATIKTKRSIQFVDWCPTGFKVGINYQPPTVVPGGDLAKVPRAVCMLSNTTAIAEAWARLDHKFDLMYAKRAFVHWYVGEGMEEGEFSEAREDLAALEKDYEEVGMDSLEGEGEEGEEY from the exons ATG CGTGAATGTATCTCTATTCATCTTGGTCAAGCCGGATGCCAAATCGGCAACGCCTGTTGGGAGCTTTATTGCTTGGAACATGGCATCCAACCTGATGGGCAAATGCCTTCTGATAAAACCCTCGGAGGTGGGGATGACTCGTTCAATACCTTCTTCTCCGAAACAGGGGCTGGCAAGCATGTTCCCCGAGCTGTATTCGTGGACTTGGAACCCACGGTGGTGGATGAGGTGAGGACTGGAACCTACCGTCAATTGTTCCACCCTGAGCAGCTCATCACTGGCAAGGAGGATGCCGCTAATAATTATGCCCGTGGTCACTACACCATCGGCAAGGAGATTGTCGACCTGGTCTTAGATCGGATCCGCAAATTGGCCGACCAATGCACTGGCTTGCAGGGATTCCTGATCTTCCACTCCTTTGGCGGGGGCACTGGCTCAGGATTCACGTCTCTCCTCATGGAAAGGTTGTCGGTGGATTATGGGAAGAAGTCCAAACTGGAATTCTCCATCTACCCCGCCCCTCAGGTCGCCACAGCGGTGGTGGAACCTTACAACTCCATCCTGACCACTCATACCACTCTTGAACATTCGGATTGCGCCTTCATGGTCGACAATGAGGCTATCTACGACATTTGCCGGCGCAATCTGGACATTGAACGGCCTACCTACACGAATTTGAACCGTTTGATCGGGCAAATCGTGTCCTCCATCACGGCCTCACTCCGTTTTGATGGTGCCTTAAACGTGGACTTGACCGAGTTCCAAACCAACTTGGTGCCCTACCCCCGGATCCACTTCCCCTTGGTGACCTACGCCCCGGTCATTTCTGCCGAGAAAGCTTACCATGAACAGCTGTCGGTAGGGGAAATCACCAATGCCTGTTTTGAGCCTGCCAACCAGATGGTCAAGTGTGACCCTCGCCATGGTAAATACATGGCTTGCTGCATGCTCTACCGGGGAGATGTGGTGCCCAAAGACGTGAATGCGGCCATTGCCACCATCAAGACCAAGCGATCCATCCAATTCGTGGACTGGTGTCCGACCGGCTTCAAGGTTGGCATCAACTACCAGCCTCCAACTGTGGTCCCAGGTGGCGATTTGGCCAAGGTCCCTAGGGCCGTGTGTATGTTGAGCAACACCACAGCCATTGCTGAGGCCTGGGCCAGATTGGACCATAAGTTCGACTTGATGTATGCCAAACGAGCCTTTGTCCATTGGTACGTAGGAGAGGGTATGGAGGAGGGTGAGTTCTCTGAAGCTCGTGAGGATTTGGCTGCTTTGGAGAAGGATTATGAGGAAGTTGGTATGGATTCTTTGGAAGGAGAAGGCGAGGAAGGCGAAGAGTACTAG
- the LOC131882897 gene encoding splicing factor 1-like, with amino-acid sequence MSGGRYHSSGANNTPLGAIRPAFPPSVPTGGSSLLKPNYLSGGGLAPGPPLGGGGVGASDASDDVKKKLALETILKFNAEQAKKRAALGESVEPPPPPVVGGMPGMPGAGPLAAGSFGAPFQVPYMNAPVDDGSSLGGGGLKREHDSEEAAARAERRKKRKSRWGGGEDEKTFIPGMPTMMPQGLSKEQEEAYLLQLKIEDTSRRLRSGDFGIPINPEDRSPSPEPIYSSDGKRMNTREYRKRRELEELRHNSITRMVDINPEYKPPPDYKPPMVKVSDKVMIPQDEHPDINFVGLLIGPRGNTLKAMEKDTGAKIIIRGKGSVKEGKVGRKDGQPLPGEDEPLHAYVTANNPEAVKKAVDKIKEIIKQGVEVPEGHNDLRRTQLRELALLNGTLREGDGPRCTNCGASDHKSWQCQDKPNYTNNIICSMCGGAGHIARDCQQRRHGGEEYDEMGEGSESGGGGGGGGVGGEGKTKMDDEYMSLMAELGEGPPPPAPAPDRPSSKPWQRGSGNVFTPRHQAPRAIMGPRGGGGGGPPPPPPGEYGPPSHSSGWSSGGGGGKPPNLMQQSVPPPWHQGGSGGGGSWNQPPPPGAGPPPPPPPGTSGPRITAPPPSGGWGSQSTGAGGYGMPPPYMGGPPPPPGSSSSGGSGYSMASQWGSAPPPPPGSSAPPPRPPPGAAAYWQNAGWSQGAMLPPPGAPPPPPPGANGSPNGLNISRLIAAPPPPPPSS; translated from the exons ATGTCAGGGGGTCGTTACCACTCCTCCGGGGCCAACAATACGCCCCTGGGCGCCATCCGACCCGCCTTTCCGCCCAGTGTACCCACCGGAGGCTCTTCTCTCCTGAAACCCAATTACTTGTCAG GAGGTGGTTTGGCCCCTGGTCCGCCGCTAGGGGGCGGTGGTGTTGGCGCTAGTGACGCCTCTGACGATGTTAAGAAGAAGCTAGCCTTAGAGACTATCTTGAAGTTCAATGCTGAGCAAGCCAAGAAGCGTGCTGCGCTGGGCGAATCCGTAGAGCCTCCGCCACCACCTGTGGTGGGTGGCATGCCCGGCATGCCGGGCGCGGGCCCCCTAGCCGCCGGCTCTTTTGGTGCGCCCTTTCAGGTGCCCTATATGAATGCACCAGTGGATGATGGGAGTAGCCTAGGAGGTGGTGGACTGAAGCGTGAGCATGATTCGGAAGAGGCTGCTGCGCGGGCTGAGCGCCGGAAGAAGCGTAAATCGCGCTGGGGTGGCGGTGAAGATGAGAAGACATTTATTCCCGGCATGCCAACCATGATGCCTCAAGGCCTAAGcaaggagcaggaggaggcCTATCTCT TGCAACTGAAGATTGAGGATACGTCTCGTCGATTGCGGAGCGGTGATTTTGGCATTCCCATCAACCCAGAAGACAG GTCTCCCTCGCCCGAGCCAATCTATTCGTCGGATGGAAAGCGGATGAACACACGAGAATATCGCAAACGGAGAGAGTTGGAAGAGCTGCGACACAATTCGATCACGCGCATGGTAGACATCAATCCTGAGTACAAACCCCCTCCAGACTACAA GCCACCGATGGTGAAAGTTAGTGACAAGGTCATGATTCCACAAGATGAACATCCGGACATCAACTTTGTTGGTTTGCTCATTGGACCACGGGGCAACACCTTAAAAG CGATGGAAAAGGATACGGGTGCCAAGATCATCATTCGAGGCAAGGGATCCGTCAAGGAGGGCAAAGTGGGAAGGAAAGATGGACAACCCTTGCCTGGAGAAGACGAACCGCTTCATGCGTATGTGACTGCCAATAATCCTGAGGCGGTGAAGAAAGCCGTGGATAAGATAAAAGAGATCATTAAACAAGGTGTAGAAGTGCCGGAAGGTCATAACGACCTCCGAAGAACTCAGTTACGAGAGCTGGCTCTGCTAAACGGCACCCTAAGAGAAGGCGATGGACCGCGTTGCACCAATTGTGGTGCGTCCGACCACAAATCCTGGCAGTGTCAAGACAAGCCCAACTACACCAACAACATCATCTGTTCCATGTGCGGAGGAGCCGGACACATTGCCAGGGATTGCCAACAGCGACGACATGGAGGTGAAGAGTACGACGAAATGGGCGAAGGTAGTGAAAGTGGCGgtggcggaggaggaggaggagtaggaggagaAGGCAAGACCAAAATGGATGACGAATACATGTCTCTGATGGCTGAGTTGGGCGAAGGCCCCCCGCCTCCTGCTCCGGCACCTGATCGCCCTTCGTCTAAACCATGGCAGCGAGGATCCGGCAATGTATTTACTCCCAGGCATCAAGCACCCCGTGCCATCATGGGACCTCGAGGAGGAGGGGGTGGGGGTCCACCCCCTCCTCCACCCGGGGAATATGGTCCCCCTTCGCACAGTTCAGGCTGGTCaagcggaggaggaggaggaaagcCGCCCAATCTCATGCAGCAAAGCGTACCTCCCCCTTGGCATCAAGGTGGTAGCGGAGGCGGTGGTAGCTGGAACCAACCCCCTCCTCCTGGAGCGGGTCCTCCGCCCCCGCCACCACCAGGGACGAGTGGACCACGGATTACAGCCCCACCGCCCTCGGGAGGATGGGGTAGTCAAAGTACTGGAGCTGGTGGGTATGGGATGCCCCCTCCTTACATGGGTGGTCCACCCCCACCCCCGGGAAGTTCAAGTTCGGGCGGTAGTGGATACAGTATGGCCTCGCAATGGGGGAGTGCCCCACCGCCGCCCCCAGGCTCTAGTGCCCCGCCTCCACGACCACCACCTGGGGCCGCTGCTTATTGGCAGAATGCGGGTTGGTCGCAAGGGGCCATGCTTCCGCCTCCAGGCGCCCCACCTCCGCCCCCACCCGGAGCTAATGGAAGTCCCAATGGTCTGAACATTTCCAGATTGATCGCAGCCCCGCCCCCACCTCCACCTAGCTCTTAA
- the LOC131882899 gene encoding DNA replication complex GINS protein PSF3-like, which translates to MSYFSFDDILASQERLPLKTLASVTGCAFLAPSISQHAHSDDEDDNGEGVTNPSSDSSRAPDDLRAGVKMELPFWMTLSLLRAKVAIDVGVPPIFTLERRPILRADPVSLNLPKVGPKHFYRVGAKLLRFKHSHLGQGDDHLGSVLVDMIMKRFRYILDSSQHCQMNASGKETDILDVIEKELFQVGKQSRKQIEDWLFRRTHKMDMADLVYKNNRKRKAHEI; encoded by the exons ATGTCTTATTTTAGTTTTGACGACATTTTGGCCTCCCAAGAGCGCTTGCCTCTGAAAACGTTGGCCTCCGTGACCGGATGTGCATTCCTGGCCCCTTCCATCTCCCAACACGCCCATTCCGATGATGAAGACGACAATGGTGAGGGCGTGACGAACCCCAGTAGTGACAGTTCTCGTGCCCCGGATGATTTGAGGGCCGGCGTTAAGATGGAGCTGCCTTTCTGGATGACCTTGAGTTTATTGAGGGCCAAGGTGGCGATTGATGTGGGCGTGCCTCCCATATTCACTTTGGAGCGCCGACCCATCTTGAGGGCGGATCCGGTGAGCTTGAATCTGCCCAAAGTGGGTCCCAAACACTTTTATCGTGTGGGTGCCAAGTTACTCAG GTTCAAACATTCGCATTTGGGCCAAGGGGATGACCATCTTGGGTCAGTGTTGGTTGACATGATCATGAAACGCTTCCGATACATCCTGGACAGTTCCCAACATTGTCAAATGAATGCCAGTGGAAAAGAAACGGACATCCTGGATGTGATCGAAAAAGAGTTGTTCCAAGTGGGCAAACAATCCcgaaaacaaattgaagatTGGCTTTTCCGGAGAACACACAAGATGGACATGGCTGACTTGGTCTACAAGAACAACAGGAAACGAAAAGCTCACGAAATTTGA
- the LOC131883850 gene encoding uncharacterized protein LOC131883850, with protein sequence MTFSKQTTTVLILCLVSWAHGMPNPFPLPDPHPSPLPSPQSSGDSSEDEPYRTDLCDAVTYDGFFDRFSECETKANAIIFDTFLAGGDLWDGICASIKEVVDVCVPTIGPECWSSQDLTNVKYNVIKNHFRRANNDTSLGRPFIDSCPILFDNENEMVKQVTGSTKCSFNQYESSREELRQCQTDVLERRDKATLILNYSQDLNQKRSFFTRIMCTVQDRWRNTCTKNYLQCLGPEIKMSILKDEEQLKAVWTSQITDFEPGFTFDKDCEGLFLPNF encoded by the exons ATGACTTTTTCGAAACAAACAACAACTGTTTTGATCCTTTGTCTAGTGAGTTGGGCCCATGGAATGCCAAATCCTTTTCCTCTCCCCGATCCTCACCCCAGTCCATTACCGAGCCCTCAATCTTCGGGTGATTCCTCCGAGGATGAACCATACCGAACCGATTTGTGCGATGCCGTGACCTATGACGGTTTTTTTGATCGATTCAGCGAATGCGAGACCAAGGCTAATGCCATCATTTTCGATACCTTCTTGGCCGGTGGAGATCTTTGGGACGGGATTTGCGCTTCAATCAAGGAAGTG GTGGATGTGTGCGTTCCCACCATAGGTCCAGAATGCTGGTCTTCCCAAGATTTGACCAACGTTAAGTATAACGTGATCAAAAACCATTTCCGAAGGGCCAATAATGACACCAGCCTTGGTCGACCTTTCATTGACTCTTGTCCCATTCTCTTTGACAATGAGAATGAAATGGTCAAGCAGGTCACGGGCAGCACGAAATGCTCTTTCAATCAATACGAATCTAGTCGCGAGGAGTTGAGACAGTGTCAAACGGACGTTTTGGAACGCCGCGATAAAGCCACgctcattttgaattattcccaAGATTTGAATCAGAAACG ATCCTTTTTCACTCGCATCATGTGCACGGTCCAAGATAGGTGGCGGAACACTTGCACGAAGAACTACTTGCAATGCTTGGGACCTGAGATTAAAATGTCCATCTtaaaagatgaagagcaaTTGAAGGCGGTTTGGACAAGTCAGATCACGGATTTTGAACCAGGGTTCACCTTTGATAAGGATTGCGAAGGCTTGTTCTTGCCGAACTTCTAA